From a single Eisenibacter elegans DSM 3317 genomic region:
- a CDS encoding DUF2279 domain-containing protein codes for MFKYLIVCLLGVSMAVGLGAQTSEDTLLFAQKTHPNRLRTVAIAGGAAYTLGMAGLYAVWYRQNEAVPFQFFDDWPQWQQMDKFGHWYSSFQLSRANVELLRWAGMDSKRARWWGVGAAMLFMTSIEVFDGFSPDYGASWTDAAANFVGAATFVAQDYYWGEVKLYPKFSFRPTPYAAQRPQTLGRNWSEQWLKDYNGQTYWLTLRGDVLGLPPWLGVSAGYGAEGMLFGRLDENRVVGLDPYRRLFLSLDIVWEHIPTRRPWLKTLFYVLNTIKIPAPALEWRQRRGFVGHGLYY; via the coding sequence ATGTTCAAGTACTTGATAGTGTGCTTGCTGGGGGTATCTATGGCTGTAGGCCTTGGAGCACAAACATCCGAAGACACGCTTTTATTTGCACAAAAGACACATCCGAATCGCCTCCGAACAGTGGCTATTGCTGGCGGAGCTGCCTACACATTAGGAATGGCAGGGCTGTATGCTGTATGGTATCGGCAAAATGAGGCTGTCCCTTTTCAGTTTTTTGATGATTGGCCTCAGTGGCAACAAATGGATAAATTTGGCCATTGGTACAGTAGTTTCCAACTGAGCCGAGCTAATGTGGAATTATTGCGCTGGGCGGGAATGGACAGCAAGCGAGCGCGTTGGTGGGGGGTTGGAGCCGCGATGTTGTTTATGACAAGTATCGAGGTTTTTGATGGCTTTTCCCCCGACTATGGCGCTTCTTGGACCGATGCAGCAGCTAATTTTGTAGGCGCAGCTACTTTTGTAGCCCAAGATTACTATTGGGGCGAAGTCAAGCTATACCCTAAATTTTCTTTTCGACCTACGCCCTATGCCGCGCAGCGCCCCCAAACACTTGGGCGTAATTGGAGCGAACAATGGCTCAAAGATTACAACGGGCAAACCTATTGGCTCACACTTCGGGGCGATGTATTGGGTCTACCTCCTTGGCTTGGAGTTTCCGCAGGTTATGGCGCAGAGGGGATGCTTTTTGGGCGCTTGGACGAGAACCGTGTTGTGGGACTCGACCCTTATCGACGTTTGTTTCTGAGCCTTGATATAGTTTGGGAGCATATTCCTACCCGACGCCCTTGGCTCAAAACACTGTTTTATGTACTCAATACCATCAAAATCCCAGCTCCAGCCCTTGAGTGGAGACAGAGAAGGGGGTTCGTAGGGCACGGGCTCTATTATTGA
- a CDS encoding PP2C family protein-serine/threonine phosphatase: protein MWRNLWHYLSTLGLSDEDSSLFKRRIVLINRVYVLALTLCTLLGLNELSEAFLQPSAFQPYTLVLILGIILLSIGVLVANQYRVFWFGKFALLFVFSSTALLGVTLLNIIDDYDIFWMPYLPLVFSAIVHLIVDAQQERLLYFGGLGYNFGLMMSFELFLSVYPHPTMAPALAVMYAGFVGYKVGQVIIWVLVNGAFFHQVRLAEQFERDLAQKNEALTLYAHEIQEKNDEISQQNEELYQSQEELQTQRDFIAAQVRTLQDRELKINGSIRSALMIQQALLPQKSDLARLLGDYFMLYQPKDVVSGDFLWIDTLGESTIIAAIDCTGHGVPGAFMTLIGHTLLNQIIKLKGITDPAEILTQLHLEVRTLLRQQENGNNNGMDASLLTLQRHQNGDVALQFAGAKQAILYYDAHTKTLEELPGTRKAIGGEQNERKQFSTQQVILPSGSMVYAGSDGYEDQNDAKRRKFGKQPLRELLRQLAPKPLPQQEQTLRCALQKHMTNTEQRDDILLIGIRI, encoded by the coding sequence ATGTGGCGCAACCTTTGGCATTACCTATCGACCCTTGGCTTGTCAGACGAGGATTCATCGCTTTTCAAACGGCGCATTGTGCTCATCAATCGGGTTTATGTATTGGCGCTGACCTTGTGTACTTTATTGGGTCTTAACGAGCTTTCGGAGGCTTTCTTACAGCCCTCTGCGTTTCAGCCATATACCCTAGTGCTTATTTTGGGCATTATATTGCTCTCGATAGGGGTGTTGGTGGCCAACCAATACCGTGTTTTTTGGTTTGGTAAGTTTGCCTTGTTATTTGTGTTTTCGTCTACAGCCCTCTTAGGGGTAACCTTACTCAACATCATCGATGATTATGATATTTTTTGGATGCCCTATCTGCCTCTAGTATTCTCAGCGATAGTACATCTAATCGTAGATGCCCAACAAGAGCGCCTACTGTATTTTGGGGGCTTGGGTTATAATTTTGGGCTGATGATGAGCTTCGAGCTGTTCTTGTCTGTATATCCACATCCTACTATGGCTCCGGCATTGGCTGTGATGTATGCTGGGTTTGTGGGGTATAAAGTCGGGCAAGTGATTATCTGGGTGTTGGTCAATGGAGCGTTTTTCCATCAGGTACGCCTAGCCGAGCAATTTGAACGAGATTTGGCACAAAAAAATGAGGCGCTGACCTTGTATGCCCACGAGATTCAGGAGAAGAATGATGAGATTTCACAACAAAATGAAGAACTGTACCAAAGCCAAGAAGAACTACAAACGCAACGTGATTTTATTGCGGCACAAGTCCGCACACTCCAAGACCGCGAGCTGAAAATTAACGGCAGCATCCGGTCTGCTCTGATGATTCAACAAGCGCTTTTGCCTCAAAAATCTGATCTAGCCCGCCTCCTTGGCGACTATTTTATGCTTTACCAACCCAAAGATGTGGTTTCGGGGGATTTCTTGTGGATTGATACCCTTGGTGAATCTACAATTATTGCAGCAATAGACTGTACCGGACACGGTGTACCTGGCGCTTTTATGACCCTTATAGGGCACACGCTTCTCAATCAAATTATCAAACTAAAAGGCATCACTGACCCAGCCGAAATCTTGACCCAGCTCCACCTCGAAGTACGTACGCTTCTCCGTCAACAAGAAAATGGCAACAACAATGGGATGGATGCAAGCCTACTAACACTCCAACGCCATCAAAACGGCGATGTTGCTCTACAGTTTGCCGGAGCCAAGCAAGCCATACTCTACTATGATGCCCACACAAAAACATTGGAAGAACTACCCGGAACAAGGAAGGCCATTGGCGGAGAGCAAAATGAGCGCAAACAGTTCAGTACCCAACAAGTAATCCTTCCTTCAGGCAGTATGGTTTATGCGGGCTCTGATGGCTACGAAGACCAAAACGATGCAAAACGACGTAAGTTTGGAAAACAACCGCTGCGTGAGCTCCTGCGTCAACTCGCTCCGAAACCACTACCACAACAAGAGCAGACCTTGAGGTGCGCCCTACAAAAGCATATGACCAATACCGAACAACGCGATGATATCTTACTCATTGGTATCAGGATTTGA